The genomic segment CCCAGTGGGCTATCATGGACCCATTTAAAAATGATAGTCCTGAGAAATCCATTTTCAGAGACATTCAGGCATGCAAAAATCAGTTTGAGAGACAACAGGGAAAACAGGAGGGCTATTTCAGGCAATTTGTTATCAACCATGAACACATGCCCATTTTTAGCCAACATATTTTGTTCACTCAGGAATTTTATAATAGACAGAAAATCTTTGAATGTAAAGAATGCAGGAAAAACTTCAGTTGCCATTTATTCTTTAGTCATCACAAAGCTCATTCTAAAGGAAAACTTTCTGACTGTAAGGAATGTGCCGAAACTGATGATACATCATACCTTACTAAACAGAGAATTCAAAATAGTAACAAGTACAATGAATGTAAGGAATGTTGGAAGGCCCTTATTCATTATTCACAACTTAAACAACATTTGAGAATTCATAATGGtgaaaaatgtaaagaatgtggcaAGGTCTTTAATTATGGCTCAGAACTTTTTctacatcagagaattcacaatTGTGAGAAACCCGATGGATGTAAGGAATGTGGAAAGTCCTTTATGCAGCTGTCACAACTTATTCAACATCAGAGACTTCACACTGGTGAAAAACCCTACGAACGTAAACAACGTGGGAAGGCTTTTATTTGTGGCTTTCAACTTACTGAACATCTGCCACTCTGTACTGGTAAGAAACTCTttgaatgtaaagaatgtgaaAAGACTTTCAGGCATCGATCACCCATTACCATACatcagagacttcatactcacAAGAAACCTTATGAGTGTAAagaatgtgggaaggcctttaATTATGGTTCAGAACTTATTctacatcagagaattcacactggtgagaaaccctatgaatgtaaggaatgtgggaagGCATTTAGGCAACGATCACAGCTTACTCAACATCAAAGACTTCACACTGGTGaaaaaccctatgaatgtaagcAATGTGGGAAGGCTTTTATTCGAGGCTTTCAACTTACTGAACATTTGAGACTCCATACTGGTGAAAAACCCTATGAGTGTAAAGAATGTGGGAAGACTTTCAGGCATCGATCACACCTTACaatacatcagagaattcatactggtgagaaaccctatgaatgtaaagaatgtggaaaggCCTTTAGCTATCATTCAAGCTTCTCTCACCATCAGAAAATTCATTCTGGCAAAAAACCTTATGAATGTAGtgaatgtgggaaggcctttTGTGACGGCTTACAACTTACTCTACATCAGAGgattcatactggtgagaaaccctatgaatgtaaagaatgtggaaagaCTTTTAGACAGTGCTCACACCTCAGAagacatcagagaattcac from the Capra hircus breed San Clemente chromosome 18, ASM170441v1, whole genome shotgun sequence genome contains:
- the ZNF461 gene encoding zinc finger protein 461 isoform X2, translated to MFKDVAVDVSQEEWECLNPAQRNLYKDVMLENYSNLVSLGLSISKPAVITSLEQGKEPWMVMREVTRERCPDLVSKCEPKKLSPKRNIYETESSQWAIMDPFKNDSPEKSIFRDIQACKNQFERQQGKQEGYFRQFVINHEHMPIFSQHILFTQEFYNRQKIFECKECRKNFSCHLFFSHHKAHSKGKLSDCKECAETDDTSYLTKQRIQNSNKYNECKECWKALIHYSQLKQHLRIHNGEKCKECGKVFNYGSELFLHQRIHNCEKPDGCKECGKSFMQLSQLIQHQRLHTGEKPYERKQRGKAFICGFQLTEHLPLCTGKKLFECKECEKTFRHRSPITIHQRLHTHKKPYECKECGKAFNYGSELILHQRIHTGEKPYECKECGKAFRQRSQLTQHQRLHTGEKPYECKQCGKAFIRGFQLTEHLRLHTGEKPYECKECGKTFRHRSHLTIHQRIHTGEKPYECKECGKAFSYHSSFSHHQKIHSGKKPYECSECGKAFCDGLQLTLHQRIHTGEKPYECKECGKTFRQCSHLRRHQRIHTGEKPHECVICGKAFRLHSHLIQHQRIHTGEKPFECKECGKAFSYHSSFSHHQRIHSGKKPYEYEKAINHGLQFNLHQTLHTVETPVRFLLPTS
- the ZNF461 gene encoding zinc finger protein 461 isoform X1 — protein: MAHGLVMFKDVAVDVSQEEWECLNPAQRNLYKDVMLENYSNLVSLGLSISKPAVITSLEQGKEPWMVMREVTRERCPDLVSKCEPKKLSPKRNIYETESSQWAIMDPFKNDSPEKSIFRDIQACKNQFERQQGKQEGYFRQFVINHEHMPIFSQHILFTQEFYNRQKIFECKECRKNFSCHLFFSHHKAHSKGKLSDCKECAETDDTSYLTKQRIQNSNKYNECKECWKALIHYSQLKQHLRIHNGEKCKECGKVFNYGSELFLHQRIHNCEKPDGCKECGKSFMQLSQLIQHQRLHTGEKPYERKQRGKAFICGFQLTEHLPLCTGKKLFECKECEKTFRHRSPITIHQRLHTHKKPYECKECGKAFNYGSELILHQRIHTGEKPYECKECGKAFRQRSQLTQHQRLHTGEKPYECKQCGKAFIRGFQLTEHLRLHTGEKPYECKECGKTFRHRSHLTIHQRIHTGEKPYECKECGKAFSYHSSFSHHQKIHSGKKPYECSECGKAFCDGLQLTLHQRIHTGEKPYECKECGKTFRQCSHLRRHQRIHTGEKPHECVICGKAFRLHSHLIQHQRIHTGEKPFECKECGKAFSYHSSFSHHQRIHSGKKPYEYEKAINHGLQFNLHQTLHTVETPVRFLLPTS